Proteins from one Diprion similis isolate iyDipSimi1 chromosome 3, iyDipSimi1.1, whole genome shotgun sequence genomic window:
- the LOC124405000 gene encoding uncharacterized protein LOC124405000: MNSLLFTLILLVDAGHLIAGRSRFLAIPLDDVKIIELTSGISSFMPRVARSADAYVPVAVATLHNEEVEPTPRIERAAAHYLDYVDFGGHTGENGAFGWYADFPAHQ, from the exons ATGAATTCACTG CTCTTCACTCTAATTCTGCTGGTCGATGCCGGCCATCTCATCGCCGGCAGGTCAAGGTTCCTGGCGATCCCCCTTGACGACGTAAAGATAATCGAACTGACCTCTGGGATATCTTCTTTTATGCCGCGAGTGGCACGCAGCGCCGACGCCTACGTCCCTGTGGCCGTCGCGACGCTCCATAACGAGGAGGTCGAGCCAACTCCTAGGATCGAACGGGCGGCTGCTCACTACCTGGATTACGTCGATTTCGGTGGGCACACCGGAGAAAATGGCGCCTTTGGTTGGTACGCGGACTTCCCGGCGCATCAGTAA
- the LOC124404992 gene encoding G-protein coupled receptor Mth2-like, with protein MAVRRGLLLVILAANFLPGKFAVDGYLKRCPTATVVNRSEEAGEFPAENGTRFENDTMLNCLCNVKTCLPLCCPLGQAKSESGSCVEDNSSPNLTDFFYSHGETRLDQLHPFNLDPCGPESANFLGSTAFSLLGNGSLRLSDGNKTIDVGMYCLYRDVGSSFFSAKLCRAWKPQSLPWIIGCVVCAFFASATFVVYTIVPELRNLHGLIFRLYLASYIGCIIIAQTPLKLITDLKTCTEIIYACFGIYFCLTCALWLNVMSFDIWWTLRSLAPPPSNVKERERKRLRWYMAYAWLGPGVPMIMFCFVVLFGNVRNKTVVLCFLVGPIVAAGICNTCLYIATAITIIRRKKDTSHLVHGVNKHHQENVQWFNLYLKLFVVMGGPMIWLTGTVTRRSLSYKMSVFMDVLQMSQCIMVFIIFVWKDDVKRSLRRLYARTVHKLQSSLPSDRIHTTVN; from the exons ATGGCCGTGAGGAGAGGATTGCTGCTCGTGATATTGGCCGCGAATTTTTTACCGGGAAAATTCGCAGTAGACGGATATTTGAAACGGTGTCCGACAGCGACGGTTGTGAACCGTAGCGAAGAGGCGGGAGAATTTCCAGCGGAAAATGGAACGCGTTTTGAAAACGACACGATGCTCAACTGTTTATGCAACGTGAAAACCTGCTTGCCACTCTGCTGCCCTTTGGGACAGGCGAAAAGTGAGAGTGGCAGCTGCGTTGAGGACAATTCGAGTCCAAATTTGACAgactttttttattcgcacGGTGAAACGAGGCTGGATCAGCTCCATCCCTTCAATCTTGATCCTTGCGGTCCTGAATCTGCGAACTTCCTAGGTTCGACGGCGTTCAGTTTGCTCGGAAACGGCTCGCTGCGCCTGTCGGATGGCAACAAAACTATCGACGTTGGAATGTACTGCCTGTATCGCGACGTCGGATCGTCGTTTTTCTCGGCGAAGCTCTGTCGTGCGTGGAAACCGCAGAGTTTGCCGTGGATCATCGGGTGCGTTGTTTGCGCCTTCTTCGCCTCGGCGACCTTCGTCGTTTACACCATCGTCCCGGAGCTCAGGAACCTCCATGGACTCATTTTCCGACTGTACTTGGCATCCTACATCGGATGCATAATCATCGCACAGACTCCGCTCAAGCTAATAACCGATCTGAAAACCTGCACGGAAATAATTTACG cATGCTTCGGAATCTATTTTTGCCTCACTTGTGCATTATGGCTGAACGTGATGAGCTTCGACATTTGGTGGACGCTACG aaGCCTCGCGCCCCCTCCGAGCAATgtcaaagaaagagaaaggaaaagacTGCGATGGTATATGGCTTATGCTTGGTTGGGTCCTGGTGTCCCGATGATAATGTTTTGTTTCGTTGTGTTGTTCGGAAATGTTCGCA ATAAAACCGTCGTCCTGTGTTTTTTGGTCGGGCCCATTGTTGCAGCAGGCATTTGCAACACATGTTTATATATTGCTACAGCCATAACAATAATCCGGCGTAAAAAAGATACATCACACCTGGTCCATGGAGTGAATAAACACCATCAAGAAAATGTACAATG GTTCAACTTGTATTTGAAGCTTTTCGTAGTGATGGGGGGACCGATGATCTGGTTAACCGGGACCGTAACGAGGCGCAGTCTAAGTTACAAAATGTCGGTGTTCATGGATGTGCTTCAAATGTCGCAGTGCATAATGGTGTTCATTATATTCGTATGGAAAGACGACGTAAAACGGTCACTCCGGAGACTATATGCCCGGACCGTGCACAAGCTTCAATCTTCTCTCCCATCTGACCGAATACATACCACAGTGAATTGA
- the LOC124404664 gene encoding uncharacterized protein LOC124404664 codes for MEAAPTSQLSQGLQLVLPTPGIPGLDVVRALHQSVVSLRTALDSSREELRRLKESVGDFSGESYLDTVERLAIENHVLRRKILDGRKKSFQDAEENRVITTTPDLNKRLIFRSTAVPAKNRSPLMSESKDKMEIGRDDTKKETPSRLQENERGGEESLQRVHDTDFGHLEPSAEGEQEELSLKSNSDGENSVFGDNPGNTDSNPDYEEMSAHLKPSGESENDSEELDDIELIFTTDETREVGLQEDLVSITENEAWPVLRNRQPDGLPVLLKYTKTSDPESLVNGDKTSSSVEEAVSSQSSSIDREESVDRFDEGSGARLNKIWSQCSVLVETDISKCGVLEEPDPARYAARRNTLAAPPTAYRPIIHREALATGRRKSATPLRPVMDRNGGGSRRESGVQTDISALPAQWRSESYLAHKVAHAFTTLPSKFALPAGIPGRLRLSDKTREARRVMLSDISFTSMVPELSRSADHLCHDPHAQTCLNARGCGPRTPEVHRRESLGSLAGYWPRCHSGTGLPSPCDCRLSTDLYSSRYRGSLTSIPSPGLEVTVGSSRRHSWRATAASFDTWRIPVATSTPRPTWSSMPSSPTHIHPPLISGASSSRTASKNPPKRTRSKVTFQDCPATRGSLPNLCSDSIGAENSGDSTESLIDEAEDYLRRSIDSMLTITGPEYFRHTATRRRRTRRHSEPDLLREWNPPQDARPYLPKIPRDLKLNHLVKVISPEGRVLQGRVRYVGPVPGRQDLHVGVELPTDSGSSDGTFHGRRFFDCDSGRAVFVPFKKVVMAWCTT; via the exons ATGGAGGCTGCTCCAACCAGTCAGCTGTCGCAGGGGCTGCAGCTCGTTCTTCCAACCCCGGGGATCCCCGGCCTCGATGTAGTCAGAGCTTTGCATCAG AGCGTCGTCTCCTTAAGAACAGCCCTCGACTCGTCCAGAGAAGAACTCCGGCGTCTGAAAGAGTCCGTAGGCGATTTTAGCGGTGAGAGTTACCTTGACACGGTAGAACGTCTCGCAATAGAAAATCACGTCTTGCGTAGAAAAATACTCgacggaaggaaaaaaagttttcaggatGCCGAAGAAAATAGAGTCATTACGACGACGCCCGACTTAAACAAACG tttgattttcagatctACTGCGGTGCCTGCCAAAAACCGGAGTCCGCTGATGAGCGAATCGAAAGACAAAATGGAGATCGGTAGAGATGATACGAAGAAGGAAACACCATCGCGGCTGCAAGAGAATGAAAGAGGCGGTGAAGAATCGCTGCAGCGAGTTCATGATACCGATTTTGGGCACCTTGAACCGTCCGCAGAGGGTGAACAAGAGGAGTTGAGCCTGAAGTCGAACTCCGATGGAGAAAATTCGGTGTTCGGTGACAATCCGGGAAACACCGACAGTAATCCTGACTATGAAGAGATGTCGGCGCACCTCAAACCGTCCGGAGAATCGGAGAACGATTCTGAGGAGCTTGACGATATCGAGCTAATCTTCACAACCGACGAAACAAGAGAAGTCGGTCTGCAAGAAGATCTAGTATCGATCACGGAAAATGAGGCTTGGCCTGTTCTCCGCAATCGCCAACCTGACGGACTACCGGTGCTTCTGAAGTACACGAAGACATCCGATCCCGAGTCTCTGGTCAACGGTGACAAGACAAGCTCGTCGGTCGAGGAGGCTGTTTCATCCCAAAGCTCGAGCATCGATCGCGAAGAGAGTGTTGATCGCTTCGACGAGGGGTCTGGTGCCAGGCTTAACAAAATATGGTCCCAATGCTCGGTACTCGTTGAAACCGACATCAGCAAGTGCGGCGTTCTTGAAGAACCAGATCCTGCTAGATACGCTGCTCGGAGAAATACTCTAGCGGCCCCTCCGACTGCCTACAG ACCAATCATACATCGTGAAGCCTTGGCAACGGGACGTCGAAAGAGTGCGACGCCTCTTCGCCCAGTGATGGATCGGAATGGTGGAGGAAGCCGTCGTGAATCAGGAGTCCAAACCGATATTTCGGCACTTCCAGCGCAGTGGAGATCCGAAAGCTACTTAGCTCACAAAGTTGCACATGCATTTACAACTTTGCCGAGTAAATTTGCGCTGCCTGCTGGCATTCCTGGGAGGCTCAGGCTATCGGACAAAACAAGAGAGGCTCGGCGAGTCATGCTTTCTGACATCAGTTTCACCAGCATGGTACCCGAATTGTCGAGAAGCGCTGATCATCTCTGTCACGATCCCCATGCTCAG ACTTGCCTAAACGCCCGAGGATGTGGTCCCAGAACCCCGGAGGTTCACCGGCGGGAATCCTTGGGCTCCTTGGCGGGTTATTGGCCCCGGTGTCATTCGGGGACCGGACTTCCTAGTCCATGCGACTGCCGATTGTCGACCGATCTTTATTCGTCCCGCTACCGTGGCTCATTAACGTCGATACCATCACCCGGTCTCGAAGTTACCGTTGGATCCTCGCGAAGACATTCTTGGAGAGCAACGGCAGCCTCATTTGACACCTGGCGGATACCCGTCGCCACATCGACTCCACGGCCAACTTGGTCATCGATGCCATCTTCGCCGACTCATATTCATCCGCCACTGATTTCTGGGGCCTCATCCTCTCGCACGGCTTCCAAGAATCCACCAAAGAGGACACGGTCTAAGGTCACATTCCAAG ACTGTCCAGCAACGAGAGGTAGCCTTCCTAATCTTTGTTCAGACTCTATCGGTGCTGAAAATAGTGGTGATTCGACAGAATCGTTGATCGACGAAGCAGAAGACTATCTTAGGCGAAGCATTGATTCGATGCTGACGATTACCGGACCCGAATATTTCCGTCACACAGCCACAAGACGACGAAGAACCCGTCGACACTCAGAGCCTGATCTTCTTCGAGAATGGAATCCCCCTCAAGATGCTCGGCCGTACTTACCGAAG ATTCCACGAGACTTGAAGCTTAATCATCTCGTCAAAGTCATATCGCCGGAAGGTCGAGTTCTCCAAGGAAGGGTGCGATACGTGGGCCCAGTACCGGGTCGACAAGATCTTCACGTTGGTGTCGAACTGCCAACGGATAGCGGCTCATCTGACGGTACCTTTCATGGCCGCCGTTTCTTCGACTG TGACTCTGGGCGAGCAGTATTCGTTCCCTTCAAGAAGGTCGTTATGGCTTGGTGCACCACTTGA
- the LOC124404998 gene encoding IDLSRF-like peptide produces MVRVFCTSLALGLALTACAAFPRAVMAIDLSRLYGHLSSKRTGGACHAYEPFKCPKDGLCISIQYLCDGAPDCQDGYDEDSRLCTAAKRPPVEETASFLQSLLASHGPNYLEKLFGSKARDALAPLGGVQKVAIALSESQTIEDFGAALHLMRSDLEHLRSVFMAVENGDIGMLKSLGIKDSELGDVKFFLEKLVNTGFLD; encoded by the exons ATGGTCCGCGTTTTCTGCACCAGCTTGGCCCTGGGCCTCGCCCTGACGGCCTGCGCCGCCTTTCCGAGAGCCGTTATGGCCATAGACCTGAGCCGACTCTACGGCCACTTAAGCTCCAAGAGAACAG gTGGAGCGTGTCACGCCTATGAGCCCTTCAAGTGCCCAAAGGATGGACTTTGCATCTCAATACAGTATCTTTGCGACGGTGCTCCTGATTGTCAAGACGGCTACGATGAAGATTCTCGTTTGTGCACTGCTG CAAAAAGGCCTCCCGTCGAGGAGACAGCTAGCTTTCTGCAATCGTTGCTCGCCAGCCACGGTCCAAATtacctcgaaaaattattcggaAGTAAGGCTCGAGACGCTTTGGCGCCCCTCGGAGGCGTTCAAAAAGTTGCCATCGCTCTATCGG aatCTCAAACCATCGAAGATTTCGGCGCTGCTCTGCATCTCATGCGTTCCGATCTCGAGCACTTGAGGTCAGTTTTCATGGCTGTGGAGAACGGAGACATTGGAATGTTGAAATCGCTTGGCATCAAAGACTCGGAACTGGGtgacgttaaattttttttggaaaaattggtGAACACCGGTTTTCTGGACTGA